In Eublepharis macularius isolate TG4126 chromosome 4, MPM_Emac_v1.0, whole genome shotgun sequence, the following are encoded in one genomic region:
- the LOC129328360 gene encoding zinc finger protein 501-like encodes MEEEENQSRPGNQKQNKKSSTFQGKDLQAVLFEEKIKKGKGRNKKRKSSGCKFSVKRNQGIYTEENLYKCFQCGKSFTRSTSITRHQRSHTGEKPYECLECGKSFTQSTHLTRHQMIHIGEKPYECLECRKSFTQSTHLTRHQRSHTGEKLYECLECRKSFTQSTHLTRHQRSHTGEKPYECLECGKSFRCNMNLTRHQRSHTGEKPYECLECGKSFTRRANLTCHQKCHSGEKLFKCLETGVSLTSQALSHTKRLTWEKTYQCSESEKRFSWRSDLVPLKRIHTGEKPYKCLLCRKCFSEKRRLTSHQRLHLIN; translated from the coding sequence ATGGAAGAAGAAGAGAATCAAAGCAGGCCAGGTAAccagaaacagaacaagaaatCATCTACCTTTCAAGGCAAGGATCTCCAGGCAGTCCTATttgaagaaaaaataaagaaaggaaaaggaaggaataAGAAAAGGAAAAGTTCTGGCTGCAAGTTTAGTGTTAAGAGAAACCAGGGAATTTACACTGAGGAGAACCTGTACAAATGCTttcagtgtgggaagagcttcacacGCAGCACAAGCATTACTCGTCACCAAAggagtcacacaggggagaaaccatatgaatgcttggagtgtgggaaaagcttcacacAGAGCACACACCTTACTCGTCATCAAATGATACATataggagagaaaccatatgaatgcttgGAGTGTAGGAAGAGCTTCACACAGAGCACACACCTTACTCGTCACCAAAGGagtcacacaggagagaaactatATGAATGCTTGGAGTGTAGGAAGAGCTTTACACAGAGCACACACCTTACTCGTCACCAAAGGagtcacacaggagagaaaccatatgaatgcttggagtgtgggaaaagcttcagatgCAACATGAACCTTACTCGTCACCAAAGGagtcacacaggagagaaaccatatgaatgcttggagtgtgggaaaagcttcacacGCAGGGCAAATCTTACTTGTCACCAAAAGTGTCACTCTGGGGAGAAACTGTTTAAATGCTTGGAGACTGGAGTTTCACTTACAAGTCAAGCATTATCCCACACCAAAAGATTGACATGGGAGAAAACTTACCAGTGCTCAGAGTCTGAAAAGAGGTTTAGTTGGAGATCAGACCTTGTGCCCCTTAAGagaatccacactggagagaaaccatataaatgtttgctgTGTAGGAAGTGCTTCAGTGAAAAAAGAAGACTTACTTCACACCAAAGACTCCACTTAATAAATTAA